CGGTGGCCCCGGGGACCGATCGGGGGGCCTGGCGGCGTGCTCAGGCCGCGGTCGCGGTCGACCGGCTCACTGGTCGCGCCGGCGGTGGCGCGCGGCGCCGCTCAGGCCGGCGCCCGCGAGCAGGGCGGCACCGGCCACACCGAGCGCCACATCGATGTCGGCACCGGTCTGCGGCAGGCGGCTCATGGTCGGCGGGGCCGTCGGCGGAATGCTGTGGGTGACCGGCGACGGCGGCGCGGTCGGCGGGCACTTCGGCGGCGGGGGGCAGGTCGGGTGGTGCGACGGGATGGTCGGGTACCACTCCGGGCTCGGCAGGCAGGGGTCGTTCGTCTGCGAGGCGGCGGCGGACTGCGGGTCCGCGCCGAAGGCCGGGGCGTCCTCGTCGGTGCAGCCCATCGGCGCGCCGGAGCGCATCATCGGCATCGACACGGGCACGGCGATCGGCATGCGGCCGAAGCCCGGCGACGGGGCGGTGGCGCTGGCGCCGTAGGAACCCGCTGCCGATGCGTCCGGCAGGGGCGCGGCGCTGCCTTCCGCAGTCACGCAGGGGGAACGGCGCGCGTCGGCCTGGGCCTGCCCGAGGTGCGCGGCGGTGACCATGCCGGCGCAGTCGGGCCGCGCCGGACCGGCCGGGTACTGGGCGCCCGGGCCGGCTCCGGTGTCGGCGCCGCAGGCGCTCTCGGCAGCGGCGGCGGCCGAGAACTCGGCGCGCACGGAGTCGCACAGCTGCCGGCCGAGGTCGACCGGCACCTGGAAGGGATCGCGGCCCTGGGCGGTGCCGGGGTCGAGCGCGTGCGGGGCGCCGGCGTCGGCCGGATCCCCGGTCGACGCCTGCGGGAAGAGCAGATCGGGCGGCTGCGCCGCGCCGTGCGGCACGGCCGGTGCCGCCGCCTCGCCGGATCCGGATGCTGTCGCCGCGTGCAGGGCCTGGTACGCGCTGACGGCGTCCGCCGACTCCTGCGCGTGCGTCGGGCCCTGAGCCGGGCCCAGTCCCTCGGCAGCCATCGCCGGGGAGAAGGCCGAGCCGGTTAACAACAGTCCGCCGGTGGCGACCGTCAAGACCAGGCTGCGCTTGGCCAAGTCGTACATGGGGACCTCTACTGATCAGTCGGAGGAAACGAGGCGGTCGAAGGACCGGCCCTTCCCGGGGCAACGCCGCAATCCGACGGAGGTCACTCAGGTTTACGCTACAAGGATGAATATTGATAAAAGTATTTAGTTAACAGCCGCGGCGGCGATCCGCCCGCGGCCTAACCGAATGCCGCCCGCGAGGCCCGCACCTGCGGCTGCGCCCGCGGAGGCGGCCGGGGCCCACTCGAAGTAGATCATCCGCTCACTGATTCAGTGGAGGTTCGCCGCGGGAATCGCCGAGCCGGCCGGCCGATGTCATCCGAGCGGACGAGCGGACGAACGCACCGCAGCGCCGCCCGCCGCCGTCACCCTTACCCCTGCCGAAGCCGCCGAAGCCGCCGAAGCCGCGCTAGCCCTTGCGGGCCGCCTCGCGGGCCCGCCGGGCCTCGCACTTCTCCTCGAACCGCGCGGCCGCCCCGTCGAGCGCGTCCATGATCTCGGCGAGCTCCTCACGCGACTGCTCGCCCGCGGCGTGCAGGTCGGTGCGCTCGAACACGCGCAGGTGGCGCAGCACCGGGGCGAGCACCTCGTCGCGGTGGATGCGCAGGTTGTAGATGCCGGCCACGGCGATCTGCACCGACTTGCGGCCGAAGTTCTCCACCCCGGCGCCGGGCATCGCGAAGTTGCGCACCACGTCCACCACCGCGCGCATGGCCTGGTCCGGGCTGAGCTCGAAGGCCGCGCCGAGCAGGTTGCGGTAGAAGACCATGTGCAGGTTCTCGTCGTTGGCGATCTTCTGCAGCAGCTGGTCGCACAGCTTCTCGTTGGAGTACGAGCCGGTGTTGCGGTGCGAGATGCGGGTGGCCAGCTCCTGGAACGAGACGTACGCGATCGAGTTGAGCGCCAGGTGCGAGTTGGGCGAGACGTAGCCGGCGGACATGTGCGTCATCCGGGCCCGCTCGAGCTCCACCGGGTCCACCGCCCGGGTGGTGAGCAGGTAGTCGCGGATGGCGATGCCGTGCCGGCCCTCCTCCGCGGTCCACCGGTGCACCCAGTTGCCCCAGGCGCCGTCCCGGCCGAAGAGCACCGCGATCTCGTGGTGGTAGCTGGGCAGGTTGTCCTCGGTGAGCAGGTTCAGGATCATCGAGGTGCGCGCGGTCTCGTCCAGCCGGGACTGGCCCACCTCCCACGCCTCGCCGTCGAGCGGGCCGTCGAAGTCGCGGCCTTCGCTCCAGGGCACGTAGGAGTGCGGGAACCACTCCTTGGCCACGCCGAGATGCCGGTTGAGGTTGGCCTCGACCACCGGCTCGAGCTCGCGCAGCAGCTCGGACTGGCTCAACTCCGCGCGCAGCGGCACACTCGGGGCCTGCGACTGCTCTGCGATGAGGCTCACGACGGTTCTCCTGGCTGGACCGGGTTTTCGGGGGGTTGGGGTTACGGTTACGGATGCGTAAGTTACGCCACCGTAGCCCAAGATGGGGCTGCGCGCCAGCACTGTCGGGTAACCCGGTGCCGGGAAGTCAAGCAATTTTCCGGCCGGTGCGCCGACGTGCCGCATCGAGCCGGTTCGAGGGCTGTGTCAGGCGGCGCGGCGCGCGCGTCCGTGTACGCAGGGTGGCCGAATAGGGCAATTTTGTTGCCGCAGTTGACAAATTGGGTGACGTGGGCCACGCTAGCTTGCGAGGGTGGACCCCGGCCGCCGTGAGTGCGCTGGGGCCCGAACCGCTTCGCCAGGTCCCTGAGCCCGGGCGAACCGGAGAGAAACCAGACATCGCCGCGCCGCCGCACCGGTGCGGCGATGCGTTTCTCCGCTCCACTTCCACTCCTCTCCGCCTCGGCCCCTGTCTCAGCCGCCGAGCGCCGGTTACCCTCTTCGCATGCCGACCAAGCCCTCCGCGCCCGCCGATCCGGCCGCAGACCCGAGCGGCGAGCCCCCGCGCGCCGCGGGATCCCTGCGGGCCGATCTCGCGCCGAGCGCGGGCGTCGGCGTCGTCATGGGCTTCCTGGCCGCCACCGAGGGCGCGGGACCGGGTTACGGCGCGGTCGTCGGCGCGGTCGGCTGCGGCGTGGTGCTCGGCATGCTCGCGCTCAAGCGCGCCTTCTACGGGTCCTGAGCGCCCGCGCCCACCGCACCGTCCCACGCCCGCATTCGCCAAGGTCCGCTCGCTGCGGAGCGATGTGTCCGCTCGACCGTTGACGTACACTCGGCCGGTGAGCTTCGCCGTCCTAGCCACCACGTTCGCCCTGATCTTCCTCTCGGAGCTGCCGGACAAGACGGCACTGGCCTCGCTCGTCCTCGCCACCCGCTACCCGGGCCGCTACGTCTTCATCGGGGCGGCCGCCGGGTTCACCGTGCAGGTGGCCATCGCGGTCGCGGCGGGCTCGCTGCTCGCCCTGCTGCCGCACCGCGCGCTCGAAGGCGTGGTCGCCGCGCTGTTCCTGATCGGCGCCGGGCTCATGCTCTGGCAGTCCCGCGACGGCGCCGCGCAGGAGGAGGAGCCCGAGGTCAAGCAGGTCTCCAGCCCGTGGCGGGCGACGCTGGTGAGCTTCAGCGTCATCACCGTGGCGGAGTTCGGCGACCTGACCCAGATCGTCACGGCGAACCTGGCGGCGAAGTACGACTGGCTGCCGGTCGCCATCGGCGCCGTGCTGGCGCTGTGGGCGGTGGCCGCCATCGCGATCCTCGGCGGTCAGGCGCTGCTGCGCGTTGTACCGCTGAAGTTCGTCATCCGGGCCGCGGCCGCGATCATGCTGGCGCTGGCCGGCTTCTCGCTCTACTCCGCCCTCGCCTGAGCCGCTTACCCGCCCGCGGCCCGGGCGGGTGCGGGCCCCGGTCAGGAGACGGTGTTGAGCAGGCCCGACGGGATCGGCTTGTCCGCCCGCATGGCCCCTATCACCTCGGCCGTCTTCGTCTTGTCGAGCAGCACGGTGTCCCCGAGGCCGGAGACCGAGTAGCTCTCGTCCGCTATCGGCAGGGTGCCCGAGGTCCCGCCGCCGGAGGAGAGCGCGCGCACGCTGCGGGCCATCCCGATCAGGTTCGTCAGCCCGGTCCCGTCGTCCGCGGCCACCGAGGTGAGCACGCCGCCGACGAACGGATAGAACGAGAACGGGTTGAACAGCACGCTCGGCCGGTCCGCCGCTTTCAGCAGCGCCCTGATGAAGGCCTGCTGGTCCGACATCCGGCTCACGTCCGAGTTGGGCAGCGAGTAGCGCGAGCGCACGTAGGCCAGCGCCTGGGCCCCGTTCAGCGTCTGGCAGCCGGCGCCGAGGTTCGCGCCGGAGTAGTGGTCGTGCACGGCCGAGGACAGGCACATGTGCACCCCGCCGACGGCGTCGACCATGTTCACGATGCCGAGGAAGCCGATCTCCAGGTAGTGGTCGACCCGGATGTCGAAGTTCTGCTCGACCGTGCGCACCAGCAGCTGCGGGCCGCCCTCCTGGTAGGCGGCGTTTATCTTCTCGTGCGAGGCCGAGTGCGAGGCGCCCTTCGCGTCCGTGTACGCCGGGACCTCGACGTAGGAGTCACGCGGGATGGAGATGAGGTCCGGGCCGCTGGCGCCGTAGTGCAGCAGCATGATCGTGTCGGTGCGGCTGCCGATGATCGATCCGGCCGAGCCGGTGTGGTACTGCTTGACCTGCTCCGGCGTGAGCGTGTCCCGGCCGTCCGAGCCGGCCAGCAGCCAGGTCGTACCGGCGCCCGCGGCCGGCTGGCCGGCGTACGCGGGCAGCGCGCCGACGTGCGTGATCTTGCCGGAGGCCCAGACCCAGGTGCTGATGGACCCGCCGATGACGATCAGCACCAGGGCGAGCACGGTGAATCCGATGATCCGGCCCCAGCGGCGGCGCTTGGGGCCCTCGCCGCCCTCGGTCCGCGGCGGACCGCCTGGCTCGCCCGGTCCGCCGCCGTCGTACGGGTCGGGCAGCGGATCCGGCGCGGGCTTACGCCGCTTCGGCCGTTTGCCGCTCACGCCGCCGTAGGTGGACGACTGTTCCGGCAACATCTCGTGGGGATCGAGACCGCTCACACACACCACCGTAATCCGAATGCAGGAACGCGGGTGCGGACACTACGCCGGGCAGGCGGTCAGGACACGGTGGGGTACGCCGCCGTGAGCCGGCCGGTCGGGTCGGCCAGCAGCACCTGAACCGCCTTCAGATCGCGAGCCGGGGCGAGCGCGGCCTCGGCCAGCTCGGTCGCGCCGGACACCACGGCCGCGGCCTCGAGGCCCTCGGCCCCGGACGAGACCGCCATCGCCACCGCCACCTCGAGGGCGCTCAGCCGCAGCGAGGGCAGCATCACCTCGACCGCCGAGTAGGTGCGGCCGGTAGTGTCGCGCACGGCCGCTCCGCTCTGCGCGCCGGACCTGGCCCGCGCCGAACGGGCCAGGGTGATGATCTTGGCGTCTTCCGGGTCCAGCTCAAGGTCCATGCGGCAAGACTATCGGCTCGCGCACGGCGGCGTCCGGGCTCGGCCGGATCCGCTCAGCCCGCGGACGCGACCTTCGTCATCAGCTGCGTCATCAATGACTTCGCGGAGAGGCTGGGAGTCTCGCCGAGGATGTTCGCGGGACTCACGCAATACACGTCCGCGCCCTTCAGCACGTACACCATGGAGCCGTTCATGGTGGTGCTCGGCAGAGTGACCTTGAGGGTGTCCGCGAACGCCATGTCACCGAGACCACTCGGTGCTGAGATCGGCGCGATGGTCACCTTCCCGGTCACGCTCGTGGTGACGGTGAAGCTGGCGCACGAGTTCCACTTCGCTTGCAGCGAGGTGAAGACCACATTGGCCTCCGACGCCGAGGCGAACTGGTAGACAGACTCATCGAGCTCGTCACCGCTACTGCCGTTCGACAGCTCGTCGTACGCCATGGCGCTCTCGCCGTAGCCGGGTCGCCCCACGTCTTCCATCAGGTCAGTGCAGCTCAGGCTCTCGGGCTTGTACTTCGCCGCCGCCGTGGTCAGGGAGCCGCCGGAATTCACCGCGGAGCTCTGGTTGGACGCGAACCCGGATCCGATCTCCGAAGCAGTCAGCAGGGTGCTCGCCAGCTGGGTTCCGGTCAGGTGGCTGGTCGGGGCGGCGGCCGGCGTGGTGACCGCCGCGCCGCCGGCGTCGGGGGTGGAACCGGCGCTGGAGCAGCCCGCCAGCACCAGGGGCAGGGCAGCGAGCAGGCCCGAAACTATGAGCTTACGACTTGTCATGGCGCATCACAGTACCTTGCCGCGCCGACGCCGACGGCCCGGACGATCTCGAAAGCGACACGTTCTGGGATGTTCCCGAGGACGGCCGCGCCCGCCG
This genomic window from Actinospica robiniae DSM 44927 contains:
- a CDS encoding LPXTG cell wall anchor domain-containing protein; amino-acid sequence: MYDLAKRSLVLTVATGGLLLTGSAFSPAMAAEGLGPAQGPTHAQESADAVSAYQALHAATASGSGEAAAPAVPHGAAQPPDLLFPQASTGDPADAGAPHALDPGTAQGRDPFQVPVDLGRQLCDSVRAEFSAAAAAESACGADTGAGPGAQYPAGPARPDCAGMVTAAHLGQAQADARRSPCVTAEGSAAPLPDASAAGSYGASATAPSPGFGRMPIAVPVSMPMMRSGAPMGCTDEDAPAFGADPQSAAASQTNDPCLPSPEWYPTIPSHHPTCPPPPKCPPTAPPSPVTHSIPPTAPPTMSRLPQTGADIDVALGVAGAALLAGAGLSGAARHRRRDQ
- a CDS encoding acyl-ACP desaturase — its product is MAEQSQAPSVPLRAELSQSELLRELEPVVEANLNRHLGVAKEWFPHSYVPWSEGRDFDGPLDGEAWEVGQSRLDETARTSMILNLLTEDNLPSYHHEIAVLFGRDGAWGNWVHRWTAEEGRHGIAIRDYLLTTRAVDPVELERARMTHMSAGYVSPNSHLALNSIAYVSFQELATRISHRNTGSYSNEKLCDQLLQKIANDENLHMVFYRNLLGAAFELSPDQAMRAVVDVVRNFAMPGAGVENFGRKSVQIAVAGIYNLRIHRDEVLAPVLRHLRVFERTDLHAAGEQSREELAEIMDALDGAAARFEEKCEARRAREAARKG
- a CDS encoding TMEM165/GDT1 family protein; translation: MSFAVLATTFALIFLSELPDKTALASLVLATRYPGRYVFIGAAAGFTVQVAIAVAAGSLLALLPHRALEGVVAALFLIGAGLMLWQSRDGAAQEEEPEVKQVSSPWRATLVSFSVITVAEFGDLTQIVTANLAAKYDWLPVAIGAVLALWAVAAIAILGGQALLRVVPLKFVIRAAAAIMLALAGFSLYSALA
- a CDS encoding LCP family protein, whose translation is MSGLDPHEMLPEQSSTYGGVSGKRPKRRKPAPDPLPDPYDGGGPGEPGGPPRTEGGEGPKRRRWGRIIGFTVLALVLIVIGGSISTWVWASGKITHVGALPAYAGQPAAGAGTTWLLAGSDGRDTLTPEQVKQYHTGSAGSIIGSRTDTIMLLHYGASGPDLISIPRDSYVEVPAYTDAKGASHSASHEKINAAYQEGGPQLLVRTVEQNFDIRVDHYLEIGFLGIVNMVDAVGGVHMCLSSAVHDHYSGANLGAGCQTLNGAQALAYVRSRYSLPNSDVSRMSDQQAFIRALLKAADRPSVLFNPFSFYPFVGGVLTSVAADDGTGLTNLIGMARSVRALSSGGGTSGTLPIADESYSVSGLGDTVLLDKTKTAEVIGAMRADKPIPSGLLNTVS
- a CDS encoding cytidine deaminase, which translates into the protein MDLELDPEDAKIITLARSARARSGAQSGAAVRDTTGRTYSAVEVMLPSLRLSALEVAVAMAVSSGAEGLEAAAVVSGATELAEAALAPARDLKAVQVLLADPTGRLTAAYPTVS
- a CDS encoding sensor domain-containing protein, whose amino-acid sequence is MTSRKLIVSGLLAALPLVLAGCSSAGSTPDAGGAAVTTPAAAPTSHLTGTQLASTLLTASEIGSGFASNQSSAVNSGGSLTTAAAKYKPESLSCTDLMEDVGRPGYGESAMAYDELSNGSSGDELDESVYQFASASEANVVFTSLQAKWNSCASFTVTTSVTGKVTIAPISAPSGLGDMAFADTLKVTLPSTTMNGSMVYVLKGADVYCVSPANILGETPSLSAKSLMTQLMTKVASAG